The nucleotide window ATCTCAATGCCGTGCTTGCGGCTGTATTCCTTCACATAGCGTTTAAGGGCCTCCACCAATCCTAAGTCATCCAACACACTGGGCCGTAGCTCCAGAGCGAGGTCATGCACCCCTTCAAGAACTCTGGACGCTGTGGAGCGCAGCTCAGCCGTCTTATCCTTAACCTCATCCAGACGTGTCGCCCCTTCTATTATTTTCAGACCCACCATAAGGGAGGCGATGGACTGACTTGTCTCATCGTGTAGCTCGCGGGCGATGCGTTTGCGTTCCTCCTCTTGAGCATTAATGACCTTCGACAGGAGCTGGCGGCGTAGCTCTTCTTTGCGCTGGAGTTCCTCATTAAGAGCGGCGAGCTCTTTGTTGCTCTGAAGAATCTGTTGATTAAACAGGGCCAGGTGTTGGGTCATAGCGTTGAAGGCAAGGCTTAGATGGCCGATCTCATCTCTGGCCCAGACGCTGGACTGTCGTCCCCAATCGCCTCTGACGACCGCTTTGGTCACCTCAACCAACTCCTGGATCGGTCTGGTGAGGACGAGGGTCAATAAATAGGCCGCGACGACGCCCATCAGAGAGACCAGGGCCGTGGCAATCAGCAGTTGGCGCGTAGTGGCCGCCAGCATCCCTTGCAAGCGACGATCCGACATACCAACACGAGCCGTTCCGGCTCGTCCATCCAGGATTGGTACGGCGATGTCTCGGATCAAGCCCTCCTCCGTATCAAGCACCTCCAAATGATAGCGCTCTTTAGGACCCACTGCATTAGATTCGGCCAAGCCCACGGGGAGGCCTGTGCCGAAGGTATGCAGCAGAACATTACCAGAGGCATCAAGGATGAAGGCGTAACGGACGTCCGGATTATTCTCCAGAGTATCTCGCAAGAGCTCGTAGAGCACAAAGGTGTTATTCGTCAGGATCAGGTCCGCGCTGCGGGCAGCTAAATCCCTGGTGAGGGAGATGCCTCGCTTGGCCAACTCGTCGCCCAGCATCGCATTCATACTCAGCCGCACCTGGAGGGTAACGCCCAGCCCGAGAAGAAGCACCAAGCCCAAGACGATGCCCATTATTTTTACCCGCACGCTGACAGCGCCGGCTACTGACCAAAAAATCGCCCAGAGCCTACCTGCTCTCACCCTGCCGCCTCACCTTCATGAGCATCATCCGCACGGTATCATAGGCATGTTCATCGGGGATCACGAAGCGATCGATCAGTAAGCCTTGCAGGATCTGTTGTCCCCTCTCGCTCTCATGCATGGAGAGGAACAACTCCCTTAATTGGGCCTTAAGCTGAGCATTCAGGGCCGGATGCACTACCACCGGAGGGCTGCCATAGGGTGGCGATTTGGCGATAACCCTCGTCCTGGCGCTATAGCGGGGATCACGGGCGAGGGTATAGTCATAGACCAAGCTATCCACCGCCGCCCCATCCACCAGCTTTTCAGCCACGGCTACGATAGAGTTATCATGACTATAGGTGAAGATATACTTCTTAAAGAAGGATTCGGGCGTCTCACCCATCTGGAGCAGCATGTAGGTGGGCGATAGACGGCCGGAGTTGGACATGGGATCGGTGAAAGCGAAGGTCTTACCCCGCAGGTCAGCCAGACTTTGGGCCGGACTATCATAGGGCACGATGACATAGGAATAGTATACAGCCTGTCCCCGCACCTGGGGGGCTACCAGAAGCTCCATCCCGAAGTCCTGATTCCCCTCAACGTAGGCCTGACTGCAAATGAAAGCCAGATCCACATTTCCGGATCTAACCAGGTCGTTGATCTCAGCATAAGTCGAACGCTGGAGCAGCTGTACCGGTCGGCCCAATCTCTGTCCCAGGTAAGCCAATAGCTCGTTATAAGTACGCAGGGTCTCCTTCGGGGAGATAACCCCGGCTATGGCCACCCGCAGGGGCAGCCTACCCGGTTGGCCAGGGGCGTTGGATAGTCCTGGCTCTACCGCTGATAGCCTTATTCTCTTATTCGGCTGACCTTCAGCGCAGGCACCGAGGGCCAGCAAGAGAAGGATCACAAAAATGATGCCGGCCAAGCGATAGCACTTGTTTAACACAATTGACATTCTAACCTAATCATAGAGCCCAGACAAGCTTGACATTTCCTTTTTTTATGCTATAATACGTCTGCTTGTCAGATAGCAGACAAGTTAATGCAGCCGCAATACAAGGCGCGCAGCAGACGCGCATACATTCTGCGCAGGGAATAGGTCGTGGACAAGTTTGATGTTGTAGTCGTAGGAGCAGGCCCAGCAGGTTCGATAGCTGCTTACCTCTTGGCCAAAGAAGGGCTTCAAGTCCTTCTGGTTGAGAGAGGCACGTTCCCCGGAAGCAAGAACGTGTCGGGGGGCCTCCTCTACTCCAGGATCGTGAACGAGATATTCCCCAACTTCTGGGAAGAAGCCCCTGTGGAGCGGGCTATTACCGCCCACAGCATCGTCTTCCTGGGAGAGGACTCGGCCCTTGCCCTGCATTACACGGACACCGGAGCGGCAAATTCACCATACAACGCCTTCAGCGTGTTGAGAGCTAAGTTTGACCGCTGGCTGGCCGAAAAGGCTGAGCAAGCTGGTGCGACGCTTATTCCAGGAATTACCGTGGACGGGCTGTTGGTCGAGAAGGGGAGGATAGCCGGGATCAAGGCTGGACCTGACGAGATACCCGCAGACGTGGTTATCGACGCAGAGGGCGCCAAGTCTCTCCTGGCCAAAGAGGCTGGACTGCGAGGGGATTTCAACCCCAAGGACGTCTCTTTGGGTCTAAAGGAAGTAATCGAGCTCCCAGAGGCGACCATAAACGAGCGCTTCAACTGCTCCCCTGGTGAGGGAGCCGCCTTCACGATGGTCGGGCAATCGAGCGGGGTGGAGGGGGGAGGCTTCCTCTACACGAACAAGACGACCCTCTCCCTTGGCTTTGTGGCCAAGATCAGCTCGCTCAAAGATAGCCAGCTCAAGGCCCACGAGATCATCGAGGAGTACAAGTCACATCCTTTCATTTCGCGCCTGGTTCAGGGGGGCGAAGTCGTCGAGTACTCTGCCCAAACCGTACACCGGGGCGGTGTTCACCTGATTCCCCAGCTGTATGGGGATGGGATCCTGCTGGTAGGAAGCGCCGCCGGCCTGGTCTTGAACAATGTGCTCACGCTCAGGGGCATGGACCTCGCTATCGCCTCAGGAGTAGCAGCGGCCAAAACCGTGCTGGCCGCCAAGGAGAAGGGAGATTTCTCGCGAGCCGCCCTGTCGGCCTACGAAAAGACGCTCAAGGAGAACGTTGTCTATAGGGATTTGGAAACCTTCAAACAAGCCTATCCTCTTCTCGAGAACAAGCGGCTCTTCGAGACGTACCCGGACATGCTTTGCTCCACGATGAAAGAGCTCTTCTCGGTGGATACCACGCCGAGAAAGAAAGCCTTCGGTGTGCTCAGGGAAAAGATGAAGGGACAGGTTTCTATGATTGAGATGGCCAAAGACCTCGTGCAGGTGGCCAGGGGGATAGGGGTATGAAGGGAAAGGTGCTGACCCTGGATCAGCTGCTTGGATTAGACAAGTACGTGATTGACGAACAGGGCCACATCAAGGTGAACCAGGCGCTCTGTGCGTCGTGCGAGCTCAAGCCCTGCCTGACCGTCTGTCCAGCCGGGGTCTACTCGCTGGTAGAGGACAGGATCATAGCCAACCACGAGAATTGCCTTGAATGTGGTACGTGCATAATCGCCTGTAATGTGGGGGGCAGGACCTGCATCGAATGGAAGAATCCCAGGGGTAGCTATGGGATCTCTTTCCGCTACGGTTAATTCTTAAAAGTTGAGCCGAGGTGGTGTCAATGAAAATCGTCGTCTGCGTCAAGTACGCGCTGGACGTGAGCGAGGTGAAGCTCGACCCAGCAACCAAGAAACCCCGTCTGCTAGGAGTGCCGAAGAAGATCAGCGATGTAGAGAAGAACGCCCTGGAGGCCGCCGCTCAGCTGAAGGAGAAATACGGTGGTACCATCCACATCCTGACCTTCGGTCCGCTGGAGGCCAAGGAAGCGTTCCGGGAAGCCCTGGCTATGAACGCGGACGGGGCTATTCTGGTCGAGGACCCCTGCGATGGACAGCTCGACGCCCAGGCCACAGTGAAAGTGTTGGCCGCAGCTGTGAAGAAGC belongs to Chloroflexota bacterium and includes:
- a CDS encoding 4Fe-4S dicluster domain-containing protein, with translation MKGKVLTLDQLLGLDKYVIDEQGHIKVNQALCASCELKPCLTVCPAGVYSLVEDRIIANHENCLECGTCIIACNVGGRTCIEWKNPRGSYGISFRYG
- the phnD gene encoding phosphate/phosphite/phosphonate ABC transporter substrate-binding protein; amino-acid sequence: MSIVLNKCYRLAGIIFVILLLLALGACAEGQPNKRIRLSAVEPGLSNAPGQPGRLPLRVAIAGVISPKETLRTYNELLAYLGQRLGRPVQLLQRSTYAEINDLVRSGNVDLAFICSQAYVEGNQDFGMELLVAPQVRGQAVYYSYVIVPYDSPAQSLADLRGKTFAFTDPMSNSGRLSPTYMLLQMGETPESFFKKYIFTYSHDNSIVAVAEKLVDGAAVDSLVYDYTLARDPRYSARTRVIAKSPPYGSPPVVVHPALNAQLKAQLRELFLSMHESERGQQILQGLLIDRFVIPDEHAYDTVRMMLMKVRRQGESR
- a CDS encoding FAD-dependent oxidoreductase produces the protein MDKFDVVVVGAGPAGSIAAYLLAKEGLQVLLVERGTFPGSKNVSGGLLYSRIVNEIFPNFWEEAPVERAITAHSIVFLGEDSALALHYTDTGAANSPYNAFSVLRAKFDRWLAEKAEQAGATLIPGITVDGLLVEKGRIAGIKAGPDEIPADVVIDAEGAKSLLAKEAGLRGDFNPKDVSLGLKEVIELPEATINERFNCSPGEGAAFTMVGQSSGVEGGGFLYTNKTTLSLGFVAKISSLKDSQLKAHEIIEEYKSHPFISRLVQGGEVVEYSAQTVHRGGVHLIPQLYGDGILLVGSAAGLVLNNVLTLRGMDLAIASGVAAAKTVLAAKEKGDFSRAALSAYEKTLKENVVYRDLETFKQAYPLLENKRLFETYPDMLCSTMKELFSVDTTPRKKAFGVLREKMKGQVSMIEMAKDLVQVARGIGV
- a CDS encoding histidine kinase; protein product: MRAGRLWAIFWSVAGAVSVRVKIMGIVLGLVLLLGLGVTLQVRLSMNAMLGDELAKRGISLTRDLAARSADLILTNNTFVLYELLRDTLENNPDVRYAFILDASGNVLLHTFGTGLPVGLAESNAVGPKERYHLEVLDTEEGLIRDIAVPILDGRAGTARVGMSDRRLQGMLAATTRQLLIATALVSLMGVVAAYLLTLVLTRPIQELVEVTKAVVRGDWGRQSSVWARDEIGHLSLAFNAMTQHLALFNQQILQSNKELAALNEELQRKEELRRQLLSKVINAQEEERKRIARELHDETSQSIASLMVGLKIIEGATRLDEVKDKTAELRSTASRVLEGVHDLALELRPSVLDDLGLVEALKRYVKEYSRKHGIEIDFHSSGLEGVALPPEMETSLYRIIQEALTNVARHAQAATASVLLEQREDAMVAIIEDDGKGFNVKRVMGSRSKERKLGLFGMQERASLIGGKLTIESQPGLGTTVFVEVPLDGIGGGVDG